From one Methermicoccus shengliensis DSM 18856 genomic stretch:
- a CDS encoding DHH family phosphoesterase: MLGGGTMGFAIAKALSERGKVLIIDNDSTKVNTFVEQDLDALFGDFTDESILKGMRLGKLRAVLITTSQGAVNKKALSIVKKLVPHAYVICRAESLQQREALENMGADLVLVPHLEIAKVVRHTIEKEEVHTRAKLLLDVLMRAHGKRLGIIVHDNPDPDAISSALALQEMAALMNVESTILYHGEIGHQENKALVNLLGIELEKVEEHELAEFSMLALVDCTKPGVNNVVPEDAHVSIVIDHHPHEGEVHAEFVDIRPELGATATIMAEYFTELGLPLDEKLATALLYGIRTDTKGFTKQITPQDFMAAAHLYPYADHEILSQIENPSISTETLDAIAIAIFNKKIRGSYLISNVGVIKDRDVIPQAAENLLRLEGILTVLVFGITDDMIYISSRTKDIRLNLGEVMRRAYGKNAGGHSTAAGAQIPLGLFKDIKEKDRLIKLVDEVITRKFLEAVGLEEKPQPIPANGKEGVPSEAESNQLNEAGT, from the coding sequence GTGCTGGGAGGAGGGACGATGGGTTTTGCGATTGCCAAGGCCCTCTCAGAGCGAGGGAAGGTGCTCATCATAGACAATGATTCCACCAAGGTGAACACGTTCGTCGAGCAGGACCTGGATGCGCTGTTTGGCGACTTCACCGACGAGAGCATTCTGAAGGGGATGAGGCTCGGGAAGCTCAGGGCGGTGCTCATCACAACATCACAGGGCGCAGTGAACAAAAAGGCCCTGTCTATCGTGAAAAAGCTTGTCCCCCACGCGTACGTTATATGCAGAGCAGAGAGCCTCCAGCAGAGAGAAGCGCTTGAGAACATGGGAGCCGACCTCGTTCTCGTGCCCCACCTGGAGATTGCCAAGGTGGTAAGGCACACCATCGAAAAGGAGGAGGTGCACACAAGGGCAAAGCTGCTTCTCGACGTGCTCATGAGGGCACACGGTAAAAGACTGGGCATCATCGTGCACGACAATCCAGACCCAGACGCAATAAGCAGTGCACTCGCCCTGCAGGAGATGGCAGCCCTCATGAATGTGGAGTCCACCATCCTATACCATGGGGAGATAGGACATCAGGAGAACAAGGCACTCGTCAACCTGCTTGGCATCGAACTCGAGAAGGTGGAGGAGCACGAGCTTGCGGAGTTTTCCATGCTGGCATTGGTGGATTGCACTAAGCCGGGTGTGAACAACGTGGTGCCCGAGGATGCCCACGTGTCCATCGTAATCGACCACCACCCGCATGAGGGTGAGGTGCATGCCGAGTTCGTGGATATAAGACCCGAGCTTGGAGCCACCGCCACCATAATGGCAGAGTACTTCACAGAGCTTGGACTTCCCCTCGATGAAAAGCTCGCCACAGCCCTGTTATACGGCATCCGCACTGATACGAAGGGCTTCACAAAACAGATAACTCCCCAGGACTTCATGGCTGCAGCCCACCTATACCCCTATGCAGACCACGAGATTCTCTCCCAGATAGAGAACCCCTCCATCTCCACCGAGACACTGGATGCCATTGCCATTGCCATATTCAACAAAAAGATCAGGGGCAGCTATCTGATCTCGAACGTTGGAGTAATAAAGGACAGGGATGTGATTCCTCAAGCTGCCGAGAACCTGCTGAGGCTAGAGGGGATACTGACAGTGCTGGTGTTCGGAATCACGGATGACATGATATACATCTCATCGAGGACAAAGGACATCAGGCTCAACCTCGGCGAGGTGATGAGGCGGGCTTATGGTAAGAATGCGGGGGGGCACTCCACCGCTGCTGGAGCACAGATACCCCTTGGTCTTTTCAAGGACATCAAGGAGAAAGACAGGCTAATCAAGCTCGTGGACGAGGTAATCACGCGCAAGTTCTTAGAGGCCGTGGGGTTAGAGGAAAAGCCTCAGCCCATCCCAGCCAATGGCAAGGAGGGGGTCCCCTCAGAGGCTGAGTCAAATCAGCTTAACGAAGCTGGCACGTGA
- a CDS encoding bifunctional nuclease family protein — MEVKGVYATDNGPFVALVTDEEGYRDFILPIFIDEAQAHFISIALEGRTMPRPLTHDLMVSIINEMGGAVDRVVIDHLDNNVFYARLYIEEYFGEERREVCVDARPSDCIALCIRAGAPIYVSKEVMEKAAVKIGGENTT; from the coding sequence ATGGAAGTAAAGGGTGTGTATGCCACTGATAACGGACCATTTGTGGCTTTGGTAACCGATGAGGAGGGCTATCGGGACTTCATTCTTCCGATATTCATAGACGAGGCTCAGGCTCACTTCATCTCAATTGCCCTGGAGGGCAGAACGATGCCAAGGCCCCTGACCCACGACCTGATGGTCTCCATCATCAATGAGATGGGTGGAGCGGTGGACAGGGTGGTGATAGACCACCTCGATAACAACGTGTTTTATGCGAGACTCTACATCGAGGAGTACTTTGGAGAGGAGAGGAGAGAGGTCTGTGTGGATGCCAGACCGAGTGATTGCATTGCGCTATGCATAAGGGCTGGAGCCCCCATATACGTCAGCAAGGAGGTCATGGAGAAGGCTGCTGTGAAGATAGGCGGCGAGAACACCACATAG
- a CDS encoding 4Fe-4S binding protein — MPVVSERCVGCGECAAFCPVHAIRVCGRAVVGKGCTQCGLCVRYCPVQAIRVEG; from the coding sequence ATGCCCGTGGTCTCGGAGAGGTGCGTGGGGTGTGGTGAGTGTGCGGCATTCTGTCCAGTGCATGCAATAAGGGTGTGCGGCAGAGCCGTGGTGGGGAAGGGATGCACACAATGTGGGCTGTGTGTGCGGTACTGTCCTGTGCAGGCGATACGGGTGGAGGGATAA
- a CDS encoding phytoene desaturase family protein: MVIGAGLGGLLTAAGLAREGVDVHVLERLPRVGGRFANLPYMGYTLSTGALHMVPHGATGPLGMLLRRLGVPTEMVYEDPPALLRLEDGTHIPFVDFAKRLSTVNRVKLGILSLLAMLRPPSQRTFREWFYPRIRDDYLLRVSDSFCGWALSLGCDEVSAAEMVAVLQNIRRFGMPALVRGGCGAIIDGLVEVIEEEGGRVSKGVEVKEILVEDGRVVGCASPDGTHNADIVVSNAGPTHTLSMLSCAVPQWYAKQVERCTPSSGIKLSFASREPLLGHHAIVFTPYAKRVCGVVEVSHADPSLAPEGMHLLMSHQRVLSSDVRSEIRLGVQDVRQMFPHARPRLLMAQSYSDGWPVNRCRSGLDVSPFTPFDGLYLVGDGVKGRGGIEVDGIAMGVEQVLSHVLKT; the protein is encoded by the coding sequence GTGGTCATCGGGGCTGGGCTTGGCGGGCTGCTCACGGCAGCCGGACTCGCGAGGGAGGGGGTGGACGTGCACGTGCTCGAGAGGCTTCCGAGGGTTGGGGGGAGGTTTGCCAACCTTCCCTACATGGGATACACTCTGTCCACTGGGGCGCTACACATGGTGCCCCACGGGGCGACGGGCCCTCTTGGAATGCTTTTGCGCCGGCTTGGGGTGCCCACGGAGATGGTGTATGAGGATCCACCCGCCCTTCTTCGGCTGGAGGATGGCACACACATTCCATTTGTGGACTTTGCAAAGCGTCTTAGCACTGTGAACAGGGTGAAGCTTGGCATACTCTCGCTGCTCGCAATGCTGAGACCACCATCACAGCGCACCTTCAGAGAGTGGTTTTATCCCCGCATACGGGACGATTACCTGCTCAGGGTATCTGACAGCTTTTGCGGATGGGCGCTCTCCCTTGGGTGTGATGAGGTGTCGGCAGCAGAGATGGTCGCAGTGCTTCAGAATATACGGAGGTTTGGCATGCCCGCCCTCGTCAGGGGTGGGTGCGGTGCTATAATCGATGGGCTGGTGGAGGTCATAGAAGAAGAGGGAGGAAGGGTGAGCAAGGGGGTGGAGGTGAAGGAGATACTCGTGGAGGATGGGAGGGTCGTGGGGTGTGCAAGCCCTGATGGTACCCACAACGCAGATATTGTGGTGAGCAATGCAGGGCCCACCCACACCCTCTCCATGCTGAGCTGTGCCGTTCCTCAGTGGTATGCAAAGCAGGTGGAAAGGTGCACCCCATCGAGTGGAATCAAGCTCTCATTCGCCTCACGAGAGCCCCTGCTTGGCCATCATGCCATCGTGTTCACACCATATGCGAAAAGGGTGTGTGGTGTTGTGGAGGTGTCCCATGCCGACCCCTCGCTGGCGCCAGAGGGGATGCATCTTTTGATGAGTCATCAGCGCGTGCTCTCCTCGGATGTAAGGTCTGAGATTAGGCTTGGGGTGCAGGATGTGAGGCAGATGTTTCCCCATGCGAGACCAAGGCTGCTCATGGCACAGAGCTACAGCGATGGGTGGCCCGTCAACCGCTGCCGCTCAGGGCTCGACGTCTCTCCCTTCACTCCATTCGATGGGCTGTACCTCGTGGGCGATGGTGTGAAAGGAAGGGGTGGGATAGAGGTGGACGGCATAGCGATGGGTGTTGAGCAGGTGCTCTCTCACGTGCTTAAGACGTGA
- a CDS encoding replication factor A (Replication protein A protects and stabilize the intermediate ssDNA that is generated by the unwinding action of a DNA helicase at the replication fork. In addition, SSBs prevent the formation of secondary structures by single-stranded template DNA.) yields the protein MAEEIQSVFKEAGVDIDIGEIEERLKLLIEKFHVPEQEAKRSVVNYFLKEHKIPRTQLMSAETQTLEHIKDIDAPGRWVNVKGKVVQLWDNKSEAVSQVGLIGDSSGVVRFVKWTSAGLPDVRLDGVYLFKNVVTDVWQGQYSIKLNKNSEIIPLDEDIEVASQQNTMVGAIVAVQQGSGLIKRCPECKRALIKNTCNEHGKVEGVYDLRIKAVLDDGVRTQDVLFNRELTEITTGITLEDAKEMAKREFDMEVVKGEIAKRVLGRYFKVRGNVVGQYLLVDEVEPLPPIEGEEIEDVRARAMQLMEAR from the coding sequence ATGGCAGAAGAGATCCAGTCTGTTTTTAAAGAGGCGGGAGTGGACATAGATATAGGCGAAATCGAGGAGCGACTGAAGCTGCTCATAGAGAAGTTTCACGTTCCAGAGCAGGAAGCAAAAAGAAGCGTGGTGAACTACTTTCTCAAGGAGCACAAGATACCACGAACGCAGCTCATGAGTGCCGAAACCCAGACTCTCGAGCACATAAAGGACATCGACGCTCCGGGAAGATGGGTGAACGTCAAGGGAAAGGTGGTGCAGCTGTGGGATAACAAGAGCGAGGCGGTATCACAGGTCGGGCTCATAGGAGACTCCTCCGGGGTGGTCAGGTTCGTCAAGTGGACGAGTGCGGGCCTTCCCGATGTGAGGCTGGATGGTGTGTACCTGTTCAAGAATGTGGTCACCGATGTGTGGCAGGGACAGTACAGCATAAAACTCAACAAAAACTCCGAAATAATCCCCCTCGATGAAGACATAGAGGTGGCATCCCAGCAGAACACCATGGTGGGCGCAATTGTGGCAGTGCAGCAGGGCTCTGGACTCATCAAGCGATGTCCAGAGTGCAAGAGGGCGCTGATAAAGAACACGTGCAACGAGCATGGAAAGGTGGAGGGGGTATACGACCTTAGAATCAAGGCGGTACTCGACGATGGCGTGCGCACACAGGACGTGCTGTTCAACAGGGAGCTGACAGAAATCACCACGGGCATCACTCTCGAGGATGCAAAGGAGATGGCAAAGAGGGAATTTGATATGGAGGTCGTGAAGGGCGAGATTGCCAAGAGGGTGCTCGGCAGGTACTTCAAGGTCAGGGGAAACGTCGTGGGTCAGTACCTGCTCGTCGATGAGGTGGAGCCCCTTCCTCCGATAGAGGGTGAGGAAATAGAGGATGTGAGGGCGAGGGCAATGCAGCTGATGGAGGCGAGATGA
- a CDS encoding RPA family protein, producing the protein MMAMGIMREVSRRVFAQEFNESDLSYKRGDDKYSPNYVLTPTGAEVNRLFIVGVLTEKEDIGVEVEYWRGRVVDPTGVFSIYAGQYQPEAMHSLAEIEPPTFIAVVGKVSTYTAEGGDTRTSIRPEFISEVDEDVRNRWVLETAVQTLDRLEAIRERSTETAQRALEHYHTDVVYYAKVVYDALSTLSAIEPSEKEVPPAVEETKEEQFSEFGGEIEEGEYDLFDLEFDEADELDI; encoded by the coding sequence ATGATGGCAATGGGCATCATGAGGGAGGTCTCGAGAAGGGTGTTTGCACAGGAGTTCAACGAGTCCGACCTCTCATATAAGAGGGGGGATGACAAATACTCGCCCAACTATGTGCTCACCCCCACAGGTGCCGAGGTCAACAGGCTGTTCATAGTGGGCGTGCTCACGGAGAAGGAGGACATTGGTGTTGAGGTGGAGTACTGGAGGGGGAGGGTGGTGGATCCCACTGGCGTGTTCTCGATATACGCAGGGCAGTATCAGCCAGAGGCAATGCACTCGCTGGCCGAGATAGAGCCGCCCACCTTCATAGCTGTGGTGGGCAAGGTGAGCACGTACACTGCCGAGGGAGGGGATACGAGAACGTCCATCAGGCCAGAGTTCATATCAGAGGTGGATGAGGACGTTAGAAACAGATGGGTGCTGGAAACTGCGGTGCAAACGCTGGACAGGCTCGAGGCGATAAGAGAGCGCTCCACAGAGACGGCCCAGCGGGCACTCGAGCACTATCACACCGATGTGGTGTATTATGCCAAGGTGGTGTACGATGCCCTCTCCACCCTTTCGGCCATAGAGCCATCCGAAAAAGAGGTGCCTCCCGCGGTAGAAGAGACAAAGGAAGAGCAGTTCAGCGAGTTTGGAGGAGAAATCGAGGAAGGCGAGTATGACCTGTTCGACCTCGAATTCGATGAGGCCGATGAGCTGGACATCTGA
- the thiI gene encoding tRNA uracil 4-sulfurtransferase ThiI yields MRCDVVIVRYGEVGIKRQRARSRYERTLVRNIEARLTHLGIPYERIVREWGRLFIITKDERAAAEAANVFGVVSASPAARCAPVLDEVAEVAASVAAEHLKEGDSFAIRARRAGEHPFTSQEVAVVCGDAVRERVKGVHVDLNSPDVEVFVEVRQGAAYVYTHIARGVGGLPIGTQGKMVGLVSGGIDSPVACWLMMKRGCELVGLYIDLSPYADVRTKERAMDTLRRLSEWCVGHPIRVYEVPVGRIMEQIKKTLPPGMTCVLCKRMMYRIAACVMRREGALGIITGSSLGQVASQTAMNMTAEVHGMGVPIYHPLIAMDKTESIALARQIGTYSISTEPVGGCTAVPAHPRVSVKPDEVTEAERKIGLQELVEMCMQEATVHTLDPRNQ; encoded by the coding sequence ATGCGCTGCGATGTGGTCATTGTGAGGTATGGGGAGGTGGGCATCAAGCGCCAGCGGGCAAGGAGCAGATATGAGCGCACACTGGTGCGCAATATCGAGGCGAGGCTCACGCATCTTGGCATACCCTATGAGCGCATTGTGCGCGAGTGGGGAAGGCTGTTCATAATCACCAAGGACGAGAGGGCGGCGGCAGAGGCTGCCAACGTGTTTGGTGTGGTCTCTGCGAGCCCTGCGGCACGATGCGCTCCAGTGCTCGACGAGGTGGCAGAAGTGGCAGCGAGCGTGGCTGCCGAGCATCTCAAAGAGGGAGATAGCTTTGCCATCAGAGCAAGGCGAGCTGGTGAGCACCCCTTCACATCTCAGGAGGTGGCAGTGGTGTGTGGCGATGCCGTGCGCGAGAGGGTGAAGGGGGTACACGTTGACCTCAATAGTCCAGACGTTGAGGTGTTCGTGGAGGTAAGACAGGGGGCAGCCTATGTGTACACCCACATCGCAAGGGGTGTGGGTGGGCTTCCCATTGGCACGCAAGGAAAAATGGTGGGGCTGGTCTCAGGGGGCATAGACTCGCCAGTGGCGTGCTGGCTCATGATGAAAAGGGGATGTGAGCTCGTGGGGCTCTACATCGACCTCTCTCCCTATGCAGACGTGAGAACAAAAGAGAGAGCCATGGATACCCTCAGACGGCTTTCTGAGTGGTGTGTGGGCCACCCCATACGGGTGTACGAGGTACCAGTGGGGCGCATAATGGAGCAGATTAAAAAAACGCTTCCGCCGGGAATGACATGCGTGCTCTGTAAGCGAATGATGTACAGAATAGCGGCATGCGTAATGAGGAGAGAGGGAGCACTTGGCATCATCACGGGAAGCTCCCTTGGCCAGGTGGCATCTCAGACTGCGATGAACATGACAGCCGAGGTACATGGGATGGGAGTTCCCATATACCATCCCCTCATAGCAATGGACAAGACCGAGAGCATAGCACTCGCCAGGCAGATAGGCACCTACTCCATATCCACTGAGCCTGTCGGGGGATGCACGGCCGTGCCAGCCCACCCGAGAGTGAGTGTGAAGCCAGATGAGGTCACTGAGGCCGAGCGAAAAATAGGCCTACAGGAACTCGTGGAGATGTGCATGCAGGAGGCAACAGTGCACACCCTTGACCCCCGCAATCAGTAG
- a CDS encoding UPF0182 family membrane protein, which yields MSMSSGHLKLTGAAILFLALIVGIPYLSGLLIDYEWFRSLGYAQVFFVRLYAKALLFLASFALSLGVMYAFWVLSRKRVLATTKWANPAIEGLFGFPEEGVAEVKVVLERMKPLLLGGALLLSFLFALSMMGNWDTVLRFLYQEPFGVSDPIFNHDLSLYVFTFPFLSIVFNFVLMLLFFSLLGSALVLLITNRRLILDASMVPSFFKVGYFLFMVVLAFRVYLARYDILYSSTGVVYGAGFVDVHVNQYIPVLISLVLVVSGIAVLWYRAPGGEEGGFTHKGTLSIVGITVAVILGILIVGGVVSGIVQAYQVSPNELTLEEQYIEHNIEMTNEAYGLTHIVEQQYNVSDTLTPESISSPSIRNARLWDYRPLTAVYRQKQAIRTYYGFNSLDVDRYYVNGKYTQVWIGAREMYTSQIGTATWLNRHLIFTHGFGVVMSPVTEVAPEGGPVFYIKDIPPVSTMGLNVSQPRIYYGEVTNDYIITNTLREEFDYPLGDSNVQTTYKGTGGIQLSGLNRLAATIYLGQLKLLTSNYITDGSRLHIRRNVIERTQHIAPYLYTDPNPHVFLDDEGRVKWMVHMFVHSDRYPYSEPSGGFNYIRDSVKAIVDAYNGTVEFYVMNEDPILKTYMRIYPGVFRPYAEMPASYRAHLRYSEELFRVQLNVYRIYHMKDPVVFYNKEDRWQIPKEKYEQNVMEVEPYNLILQLPGYKSVDFVLMMPFTPVNKDNMIAWMAVNQDPPRYGQLILYKFSKDRLIYGPFQVEARIDQDEEISKSITLWGQVGSSVIRGNLLVIPINGTIIYIEPLYIAAEQGSLPELKKVIAVYGDRVAFEDTLEEAVKAAIGAENVTVAPRESGKPTLDQLLAELIAAYDVAREKLERGDLEGYAVAMKNVDSLLSEIEGSLKTTGK from the coding sequence ATGAGCATGAGCAGTGGTCATTTGAAACTTACAGGCGCAGCCATCCTATTCTTGGCATTAATCGTGGGCATACCGTATCTCAGCGGTCTGCTAATAGATTACGAGTGGTTTCGCTCCCTCGGGTATGCACAGGTGTTCTTCGTGAGGCTGTATGCAAAGGCGCTGCTCTTCTTAGCATCCTTTGCCCTTTCCTTGGGAGTGATGTACGCCTTCTGGGTGCTCTCGAGGAAAAGGGTGCTTGCCACCACAAAGTGGGCAAATCCCGCAATCGAAGGGCTCTTTGGATTTCCAGAGGAGGGCGTTGCGGAGGTCAAGGTGGTGCTGGAGAGGATGAAGCCCCTCCTGCTGGGGGGTGCGCTCTTGCTCTCCTTCCTGTTCGCCCTTTCCATGATGGGCAACTGGGACACAGTGCTCAGGTTTTTATATCAGGAGCCCTTCGGGGTGAGCGACCCCATATTCAATCATGACCTTTCACTCTACGTCTTCACATTTCCCTTCCTGAGTATAGTCTTCAACTTTGTCCTCATGCTGCTTTTTTTCTCCCTTCTGGGCTCGGCCCTCGTGCTGCTCATCACGAACAGGCGGCTGATTTTGGATGCCTCCATGGTCCCCTCATTCTTCAAGGTGGGCTATTTCCTTTTCATGGTGGTGCTGGCGTTCAGGGTGTATCTTGCCAGATACGACATACTGTACAGCTCCACAGGAGTGGTGTATGGGGCAGGGTTTGTGGATGTGCACGTGAACCAGTACATTCCCGTGCTAATCTCCTTGGTGCTGGTGGTCAGCGGCATAGCAGTGCTGTGGTACAGGGCACCAGGGGGTGAGGAGGGGGGCTTTACCCATAAGGGCACCCTCTCGATAGTGGGCATCACGGTGGCTGTGATTTTGGGAATACTCATAGTGGGCGGCGTGGTGTCTGGGATAGTGCAGGCGTATCAGGTGTCTCCCAATGAGCTCACGCTGGAGGAGCAGTACATAGAGCACAACATAGAGATGACCAACGAGGCATATGGGCTCACCCACATAGTGGAGCAGCAGTACAACGTCTCAGACACCCTCACCCCAGAGAGCATAAGCTCGCCCTCGATACGCAATGCGAGGCTGTGGGATTACCGTCCCCTCACAGCCGTGTACCGACAAAAGCAGGCAATACGCACATACTATGGATTCAACTCGCTCGATGTGGACAGGTACTACGTGAATGGCAAATATACACAGGTGTGGATTGGGGCAAGGGAGATGTACACCTCCCAGATAGGCACAGCCACGTGGCTCAACCGCCACCTCATATTCACTCATGGGTTTGGTGTGGTGATGTCGCCCGTGACCGAAGTGGCCCCAGAGGGTGGGCCCGTGTTCTACATCAAGGACATCCCTCCGGTGAGCACCATGGGGCTCAATGTGAGCCAGCCCAGAATTTACTATGGGGAGGTTACCAACGACTACATCATCACCAACACCCTGAGGGAGGAGTTCGACTATCCGCTCGGCGACTCCAATGTTCAGACCACATATAAGGGAACGGGTGGCATACAGCTTAGCGGGCTGAATAGGCTCGCAGCCACCATCTATCTTGGCCAGCTCAAGCTGCTCACATCCAACTACATCACCGATGGCTCAAGGCTTCACATCAGGAGAAACGTGATAGAGCGCACCCAGCACATCGCTCCATATCTCTACACCGACCCCAACCCCCACGTGTTTTTGGATGACGAGGGCAGGGTGAAGTGGATGGTGCACATGTTCGTGCACTCCGACCGCTACCCATACTCAGAGCCCTCTGGGGGCTTCAACTACATCAGGGACAGCGTGAAGGCGATAGTGGACGCCTATAATGGCACTGTGGAGTTTTACGTGATGAACGAGGACCCAATCCTCAAGACGTACATGAGGATATATCCCGGGGTGTTCAGGCCGTACGCCGAGATGCCCGCCTCATACAGGGCCCATCTGCGGTACTCTGAGGAGCTGTTCCGTGTCCAGCTCAACGTGTACAGAATATATCACATGAAGGACCCCGTGGTGTTCTACAACAAGGAAGACAGGTGGCAGATACCCAAGGAGAAGTATGAGCAGAATGTGATGGAGGTGGAGCCATACAACCTGATACTTCAGCTACCGGGCTACAAGTCCGTGGACTTTGTTCTCATGATGCCCTTCACGCCCGTGAATAAGGACAACATGATTGCGTGGATGGCAGTGAATCAGGACCCGCCCAGGTACGGGCAGCTCATTCTCTACAAGTTCTCGAAGGACAGGCTGATCTACGGACCGTTTCAGGTGGAGGCAAGGATAGACCAAGATGAGGAGATATCCAAGAGCATAACACTGTGGGGGCAGGTGGGCTCCAGCGTGATAAGGGGCAACCTGCTGGTGATACCCATCAATGGCACCATTATATACATAGAGCCCCTCTATATAGCTGCTGAGCAGGGAAGCCTGCCAGAGCTGAAGAAGGTCATCGCGGTATATGGAGACCGGGTGGCGTTCGAGGATACCCTCGAGGAGGCTGTGAAGGCGGCAATCGGGGCTGAAAACGTCACCGTCGCTCCACGGGAGAGCGGCAAGCCCACCCTCGACCAGCTGCTCGCAGAGCTCATCGCGGCATACGATGTTGCCAGAGAGAAGCTGGAGAGGGGGGACCTCGAGGGGTATGCAGTGGCGATGAAGAACGTGGACTCCCTGCTGAGCGAGATAGAGGGGAGTTTAAAGACCACGGGGAAGTAG
- a CDS encoding type III secretion system chaperone family protein has translation MQSVRERLERWLGEEGLGVVVHDDPKLELSMGIVHMSGVQFTIVQEKGRPDKITLYLSMAFYKSQQNSALRGMAQPSPHNPLTSAFYKSRQNSALRGVA, from the coding sequence ATGCAGTCAGTCAGAGAGAGGCTCGAGCGGTGGCTTGGCGAGGAGGGGCTGGGGGTGGTGGTGCACGATGACCCAAAGCTCGAGCTCAGCATGGGCATCGTCCACATGAGCGGTGTGCAGTTCACAATCGTTCAGGAGAAGGGGAGACCAGATAAGATAACGCTCTACCTCTCGATGGCTTTTTACAAAAGCCAGCAAAACAGCGCATTAAGGGGGATGGCACAGCCATCCCCTCATAATCCACTCACGTCGGCTTTTTACAAAAGCCGGCAAAATAGCGCATTAAGGGGTGTGGCTTAG
- a CDS encoding type III secretion system chaperone family protein encodes MFEEGGTEPVGTLRMELCSRFPECVYMSDLKEGGNVRFAVGYELYEDGLTKTEFMRCFTRLLNMAVFIHEYAATKLSGEGREAPSSRGYV; translated from the coding sequence TTGTTTGAGGAGGGGGGAACAGAGCCCGTGGGAACCCTGAGGATGGAGCTGTGCTCGAGATTTCCAGAGTGTGTGTACATGTCAGATTTGAAGGAGGGGGGAAACGTGAGGTTTGCGGTGGGATACGAGCTGTATGAGGATGGTCTCACGAAGACAGAGTTCATGAGGTGCTTTACGAGGCTGCTCAACATGGCGGTGTTCATCCACGAGTACGCTGCCACCAAGCTCAGTGGTGAGGGGAGAGAAGCCCCCTCATCCAGGGGGTATGTGTAG